Genomic DNA from Bradysia coprophila strain Holo2 chromosome X unlocalized genomic scaffold, BU_Bcop_v1 contig_39, whole genome shotgun sequence:
TAAATGTTACGTCTAACGGGTCTAACTCCAGTACCCTCACCAATATTCATGAGTGCAATATGATCGAAAACTTTAGTGTGTCATCGTTCGGTCCCCTGGCACTATACAACCTATACAATCGTGGAAAACAACGACAATTCGAGTAAAACTTTGGAACTCAGAATGACAATGCATTTAATTGTGCtataaacgaaaatgaaagcaGATTTTAACAAGCACCAAAATGTAGCTGAATTATCCGTTTAAATGTCAGACCACTCGTCAAGCGTAAAAGATTTGGCAATATAACTATACCATTGACGCCGtagtttaatttcatttcttcttcTACTGTTTCGGGTCGATAGCGACAGGCAAAActagaagaagaaacaaaacagAGAATTTCTGCGTCCGTAATCATATTCAACATTAAATGTTCGCCAGAAACAATAATGTGCACAAAGAAAGGGCTATTGACCTCATTACAAACTCATTACGAACCGGCCGTAATTTTTTGCAATTCAAACGCAAATGTCCGAGCAAAGCTAGAAAATTatacaacaaaaacgaaaacacaaaaattgaattttatctcTCGCGTACACACAAAAGTGATACGATTTTAAGCATTAGGCTCTCCGACTGTAATATCGTTTACCATTTGATTCGTCAACATTGTACGTGATGCCTATTACAGATTTTTGaacagaaaagaaagaaaaaaaaaaccacaaacGCAAACAGCATGACAAAATTGTAcataaaacgaaacaaatattataaatgaaatgaaaataataatcagcatGCCAACATAATCTATGCAAAGtatacaatttcaatttacaatttgaatttcacGCAGAACGCAGTGTTTACACTTTTTGGAGTgaatatgtaaaatggaaagGTTCCAACTACGTACGTACATGCACAAATTGCACAAAATAAATACACAATACATCCACTTTGCGTGTGCCCATATCCGAGGCACTGGCATGGATGGGCAATCGTTGAAAATATAAAGTGGGTAACACGAAAACCAAAATGTATTGTACGAATTAGGTGCATGCATTGTGTTGTTTAGTACATAGTATGATATACTATGCTGTCTTTACCTTGAAAGGCACAGTTAATCACATCTGTTCCGAGATCCTTGTACACTTGTTCCTGCGTCGTATAATGTTTGTCGGCCAGATCGTATGACCAATAACTGTAGTCGAATGTGAAATCATTTGTGGTGTCCCGTACATTATCGCGAAGTGATGATAATTTCGGTTTATGCAGACGTGTCTTCTTACCATCCATTTCGACAATTAAACTAGCCCCCATATCGATTTCTCTGTATGGATTTTAATAGacgtaagaaaaaaaaagtgagtCAGATGCGCTCCCATCGAATGGATCgagattccattttttttttctcttcttcatAAACGTTATTAACATTCTTAACGTACCGTTGATTGAACGGCCTCACCCTTACAGCTACTTTCAACGATGCCATGgttaataacaaaatttataaatagatcTGAATCTTTCCTTTGTCAACATCAACAATTCATTTAGATTTTTTACTACGATTTTTCTTCTCTACTTGCTCACTAAAATCGGATctttgttttgtatattttcgCTACGAGTTCTCATCATCGAACAACACGAAATTCGAACAACGCACAATAAAtatgatttatttttaagcTAAACGttacaattgaaattcttttatattcaaaaaaaatactgCCAGCAGattaaaacaataacaatcacaaaaacttttctgtcatttgaacaaaattattttttcgtgCGCTAATGGAAATGTGTCTTAACATGTTGCTGTTTAATCGGAGACTGTTGGTTTCATAATAATCATCATATGAAATCCATAAAGAGTGGAACGCATGGTTGCCAACAGCAAAATTCGATGAGAAATGTCATTACATAGGCGGCATAGTCAGAGGGACACTAACCGAAAACGGATTATTATTTCTCTCGTGActagcaaaaagaaaaacgaccGAAAATCAACCAGTTTCATGTCGTTGTTGACTTATGCTTTGCATTTTATCAGTAACATACTCTGCAATCGTGTCTATTACAATTGCAGAGTATCTCATTGATTGAAAGCGAAGCTAAATTACGGCAGAGTTGATTGGATCCACTAGACAGCTAATTGAGGTCACCGACCCTAAGAATAGCCCCGAATGAAAAAGAACTAGAGTAAATGATATGTCTTCATTTCCATTAAATGTAAAAGTAAAAGGTATTTAAATAGATCCACTATTTTGATCGAATAAGTAACATCGCAGGACATATTGTCTGGAAACCTTGGATTCTTTTACAAAGACATTAACTTGACACAAATTTTGTGCTTTTGTCAAGTtagtttttcttataaaaacaCCAAGTGTCCCAGAAGTTGCAATCTGGCGAAGAGATCTTGATCTATTtttactctctctctctctctctctctctctctgcgttacaactgtcaaataaacaaaggaaaagtTTAACACGAtccaataggtttgttccaagtaactgtaaacacgaaatttgactggccgaacgaacacgattttaTCCACAGAGCTCGATTCTTatacaaatattgatgaggatatgtctctatggatgacatttgacagtaatttgacaattcgtatggccttggaacagatcTATTATTCCTCCGTTTAGTTGACAGTTCTcgctcaaaaataaattttccttcacCAGCTTCTATTTAACTGTCATGTCAGCTTAAGTGAATAATCAGCTTCTGTgtaaataaaaggaaatagTTACGTGGACACGATTTCGTTTAGTTGTTTTCTCCTCAATGGTCTCGAAAAGGATACGAAGAAAAATTCTCTGTACGATAAAATGgtggatttcatacaaaaattgaaaattgaaaatcgccGTAACGTTGTGGCCATTTTTTGCTGTTTGGTTTTTTACTGtcaaaaaaattactcaaTCATATAGCTAGTTCTTCCCTGCCTCAGATGCACAATGCAACGAAGTCAAGACTAACGAGGGGTTGAATTACCCACATTCGCACTTAAATTCTCTCATAGAGTGTTCAAGGAAATTTAACTGATCTGAGGTGAGTtgtcaaaaattcatgaatcATAAAACATTAAGAATAAGGCTTGacttccacttaccaaaaaagtactccgtgcgAGAGGCAACATTTAactctttcaatttttgttttgtttacttgacagctatCACGGCTCTCACATgatgtaatttttgttgagtcGAAACCATACGTAAGACCTCTCAGTTTGACGTTTGGCCTTCAGATTAGTTAAAATTAAGTGGTCAGAACAGGCTCTCCGTAAATAGTCTACATTAGAGATAGGTGAAGctgaaatacttttttcgatttatcagCTCTTTTTGTCCAAATGTGAGTCCAACTTACTTGAACAAATGCCACAAAATGATACGGGTTTATCAACTGTGCTGTTTATAGTGAAGTGGTAATTGCAATTCGTATACAACTTGAAGTGTAATTGAATTCTCCCACAcccgtatatatatattatctACTAGATGATAACTAAGAGGGATTTGCTGGATATGTAATTGGACAGAACTGAGAACTTGTATTAGGCGTGATTTCCACTAACGAAAAAGCACTCCGTTTATAcattaaacaatagaaaagagaAGTGGTTTGGCTAAACGGATGTGAAACGGTTCGACGGTTGAATTACCGATCTataattcatttgaaatcCTGTGCTTCgcaattccatttttaaacgaacttcAAGTCGCTCAAGTTTCCATTGCTCTGACAGCACTGACTGTCTTCGATTCGAAATTGCATGTATTGTATAAGTTCGAATTCGAAATTAACACACTCACAAAATTATTGATACTCTCTACTGACGTGTCTGAACACAAACAACCGGTCGTGgcatttcaacaattttttttgttcaattttattccaaAGAAAATCGTCAAACAATGGGCGTTATGGAGCAATTAAGCATGGACAGCCTGTTCGGCGATGTTCAACGAATGGACAAAAGACAGGTGAGTGCTGGGAGTTGTTTTACACCAACTATACCTAACCTCGACGAACGATTTGAACGAAACGTCCGTAAAACTCACAAATCCTTGTTTTCTTGTAGTTCCTCTACCAGGTTCTGAGCTTCGGCATGATCGTGTCGTCAGCCTTGATGATTTGGAAAGGTTTAATGGTGGTAACGGGTAGCGAATCACCCATTGTTGTTGTGCTCAGTGGCAGTATGGAACCAGCATTTCACAGAGGCGATCTATTGTTTTTGACAAACTACAGAGAAGAGCCAGTGCGTGTAGGAGAAATTGTCGTTTTCAAAGTGGAAGGAAGGGACATACCAATCGTCCATAGAGTAATTAAGTTGCACGAAAAGTAAGTTCATTTTGAAACCGGCTCTGCTGTCGACTGAAGAAATACAATTGAACGAATCCGATCCAACTAGGAACAACGGAACACTGAAGTTTTTGACCAAAGGTGATAATAATTCGGTGGACGATCGAGGCTTGTATGCTCCAGGTCAGCTGTGGCTGACGAAAAACGATATTGTCGGTCGGGCTCGAGGTGTGCTACCGTTCGTTGGCATGATTACGATATACATGAACGAGTATCCGAATTTCAAGGTAATTTTGGCAGAATGTTCGCGTTTCCGATGTCTCGTCATTTCACAATTGTTTCTCTTCATTCCAGTATGCCATTCTTGGAATATTGGCGCTGTACGTGCTGATTCACAGGGAATAATTTGTCGTTCcattcaaaactttttcatcatTCAGAAATAATTCATCAgaagcacacacacacacgcacCTACTGGTCACTTCAgagttttattgaatttcagtgaaatttctatttatttctTGTGAATGCATTTGATCGACGCTATTATCGTTGTGTCGGCTGAGCttgtgaaccaaatttaatttttttttctcctcccaaaaaatattacaaacgAGAAgcgttaaaataaaacaaaaacaaaaaaaactgaagcAAAAACCGCGCCAGTCAATTTGATATGAGAAGCTAACAATGTGGCAGATTTTAGCGGAAATTTTGAAACGACAATGATGGGTCAACGTTGTGAACAGTGTGCTGTGTTCGGAGACAGTAATTTGTAATGCATAAATTGGAGGTAAGTGACTCAACGTTTCTATGTTCTGGTTGCATTAGACGAGTTGGGTGGCATAGCATCACAAATAGTAAAAAGTGAAGTCCGTTACTAATTTTGTCTTACCATTTGAATAGCAAATTCATTGCTTGACACGGGCTTCCGAACCTTCGGTTATCggatttaaatagaaaaaaaggtTCGGTTTTGCGGCTCGGTTCTTTATGTCAAAAAACACAAGGTTCAAGTTCGGTAGCCCGGCTTAACATTCGAacttaaattccttaaaaacCATACCGACTCCGACGTCTTACTGGGTGGATTCGATCGACGACAAATTTCTTATCGATTCAAACAGCAGCCAAAGAAGAGTcgattttggtaaatttagaGAGTAGTCGTCTGTCCCACTGTTTCTACTTAATGAAGGAGATACTTTAACAAGATTTTGCCTGaagtttgttgaaatttttaatcagTAGTCTTGCGGATCTTTCATGCTCgaaacaaacgagacattgaaaacgtgttttggtcctcaGGGAGCCCACTCCTCCTTGATTCCTTAAATCtccttgattttcaaaaatcctcCTGAAACCTCCTTAATCTCCTCAAACTCCTTATTCTTAGTTTCACTTTAGTTAAAACATCTAACATTTCAATTCTGACTGTGGAACCATATATATTCAAAACCGTTCCTCGCTtacttcaccaaaaaaaagctCATGAAAcctaaataattcaacaaatgagATCGATAGAGCTAAAAGGTACTTGCAAAACCCTATTGCTTCAATTATTCTTTTCATCGATTGTGTTGATGCTCCTGGCAACACAtgttttactggttttttgtgaattttgctcccatttttatatggagaaatcagaaactcaagtaaaacacagaaacagaaaatgtgtcggttttcaataTTCCGCGAGTGGAGGAATGCTGATCCTGAGCGAGGATTTagcgtaaataaatttgtgtttcccGAAATTTCAAGGAGCAGCTCTTAGAAGAAACGATTGCGGCTATTCGGATAGGTAGAATACTTTGTATTTCTACGATAAAGTGgaagattttccaattattcgaaaattgttagaCCCGTCGGCCcgtaaaagatattttttgcatttagaTGTAGAAGAAGAGCGAAAGACGttattagcaaaatcgaaacaaaacgagtcagacaaaaacgaaaagcaTAAGAAAGAGGCCAAAATTTAAAGCATCGAAGCTGAAATAGCAGAGGAGACTTTAAAGTTAAAAGTCGCCGAAAAGTTAATTGATGATGGTAACAACACTTCGTCAGCTATAGTTAGCGAATGTAAATTAGATAAATCGCCAGTGGCCAAGGCACAGATGATTTTAAATGCGGGCATTACAAGCAGCAAGAAGAtaacatcaaaaaaattaaaaaaaagacaaaaaattaagttacttttttggaaaaatcttcgataaaatatttgtaaaaaattcggaaaatattttccaaagaatattctcttacacggaaaactcatatatgcaccccagacgaagaaatcgggaacagcttcacgattatagaacattagttgtgtgctgcatattgatctgaggatcatacaatgcccgcctaatgaatattgttgttgtgtgctggatattatttttcagcgtgaaggtcttagctgtatgcctgttttataatataaa
This window encodes:
- the LOC119069748 gene encoding signal peptidase complex catalytic subunit SEC11A: MGVMEQLSMDSLFGDVQRMDKRQFLYQVLSFGMIVSSALMIWKGLMVVTGSESPIVVVLSGSMEPAFHRGDLLFLTNYREEPVRVGEIVVFKVEGRDIPIVHRVIKLHEKNNGTLKFLTKGDNNSVDDRGLYAPGQLWLTKNDIVGRARGVLPFVGMITIYMNEYPNFKYAILGILALYVLIHRE